A single region of the Oleispira antarctica RB-8 genome encodes:
- a CDS encoding TonB-dependent receptor: protein MKTLPLSLAIASAISASMLANVAIAEQATKTVALDVVTVSADFRDTDVQELPEAVTVIGADNIALRSAEHLESVLSFAPNVNFSSGSSRGRYFQIRGIGERSQFVDPVNPSVGLMIDGIDMTGLGGAATLFDVQQVEVLRGPQGTRFGANALAGMINIQTKAATKETEGYVAGKFGNYNTHGQSAAISGSISDNVQGRIAVNSFQSEGYMENEYLDKSNTNNLDEVVARGKIQWQPDSDSEFRLTYLLVDIDNGYDAFTLDSSRNSLADEVGRDSQDTDAFAISYDRELSDALILEIDASASWNQTEYSYDEDWVSDSYPPKWGTVFDAYIRDEQRDSIEIRLLSGANGKIFSSTTDWVAGIYWMERDQDLERNRTGKSQYRNALAVQSFSTYVEFDTSISDTSSISYGVRAEQWKNDFSASDGVEGDTSEILFGGKVTLEQLITHNHLSYLSLARGYKPGGVNSDSDVSEDNRTFDTETNNTVELGFKSSLNNDDLKTRLAVFYIQRENQQIKSSYFDPASSSFQDYLANAAKGENYGLELESTWQLLDALKWDLSLGYLHSEFKEYEYEKNVYDASWTLIGSETVDKSGRSQAHAPEYSLATGVHFSPSEFLTLSIESEAKDEFYFSDSHDEKSRAYVIWHAQAAFKDGPFEVSLYGRNLTNKETDVRGFGGFSNDARSTQPDDEGRYAQLGEPRLVGIEGRYNF, encoded by the coding sequence ATGAAAACCCTACCTTTATCCCTTGCTATAGCCTCCGCTATTAGCGCTTCTATGTTGGCTAATGTCGCCATTGCAGAGCAAGCGACTAAAACCGTTGCGCTTGACGTTGTGACGGTTAGTGCAGATTTCCGTGATACCGATGTTCAAGAGCTTCCAGAAGCGGTAACCGTTATTGGTGCAGATAATATTGCTTTGCGAAGTGCTGAGCACCTTGAGTCTGTTTTAAGTTTTGCCCCAAACGTTAATTTTTCTTCAGGTTCATCCCGTGGTCGTTATTTCCAAATACGCGGTATTGGTGAGCGTAGCCAGTTTGTTGATCCTGTAAATCCATCAGTAGGCTTGATGATCGACGGTATCGACATGACGGGTTTAGGCGGTGCAGCTACTTTATTTGATGTGCAGCAAGTTGAAGTATTGCGTGGCCCACAAGGCACTCGTTTTGGTGCCAATGCATTGGCCGGCATGATCAATATTCAAACCAAGGCCGCTACTAAAGAAACCGAAGGTTATGTTGCGGGTAAATTTGGGAATTATAATACCCATGGTCAGAGCGCCGCAATTTCGGGCTCTATCTCTGATAATGTACAAGGGCGAATAGCCGTTAATAGCTTTCAGTCTGAAGGTTATATGGAAAACGAATATCTAGATAAAAGTAATACGAATAATCTAGATGAGGTTGTTGCTCGAGGAAAAATACAGTGGCAGCCAGATAGCGATTCTGAGTTTAGGTTGACATATTTATTGGTGGATATTGATAACGGTTATGATGCCTTTACCTTAGACAGCTCAAGAAATTCACTTGCCGATGAGGTAGGGCGAGATAGTCAGGATACCGATGCATTTGCAATCTCCTACGATAGAGAATTATCCGATGCATTAATCTTAGAAATCGATGCTTCGGCTAGCTGGAATCAAACTGAATATAGCTATGATGAAGATTGGGTATCAGACTCATATCCACCTAAGTGGGGTACGGTATTTGATGCTTACATACGAGATGAGCAGCGCGATAGTATTGAAATACGATTGTTGTCAGGGGCAAATGGAAAAATATTCTCTAGCACTACAGACTGGGTAGCAGGTATTTACTGGATGGAGCGTGATCAAGATCTTGAACGAAATCGTACAGGTAAAAGCCAATATCGTAACGCGCTAGCGGTTCAGTCCTTTTCTACTTATGTTGAATTCGATACTTCAATATCTGATACATCTAGTATTAGCTATGGTGTGCGCGCTGAGCAATGGAAAAATGATTTTTCAGCGAGCGATGGTGTTGAAGGTGATACCAGTGAAATATTGTTTGGTGGAAAGGTGACTCTTGAACAGCTGATCACTCATAATCACCTTAGCTATTTATCACTTGCTCGAGGTTATAAACCAGGTGGTGTGAATAGTGATTCAGATGTTTCAGAAGATAATAGAACCTTTGATACAGAAACAAATAATACTGTCGAACTTGGTTTTAAATCATCATTAAATAATGATGATTTAAAAACTAGATTAGCGGTTTTCTATATTCAGCGTGAAAACCAACAAATCAAAAGTTCATACTTTGATCCCGCCAGTAGCAGCTTCCAAGATTATTTAGCCAATGCAGCAAAAGGCGAAAATTACGGTTTAGAATTAGAGAGTACTTGGCAGTTATTAGATGCATTGAAATGGGATTTAAGTCTTGGCTATTTGCACTCTGAGTTTAAAGAGTATGAATATGAAAAGAATGTTTATGATGCTAGTTGGACTCTGATTGGTAGTGAAACTGTCGATAAGTCTGGGAGAAGCCAAGCGCATGCTCCAGAGTACAGCTTGGCAACAGGAGTGCACTTTTCTCCTTCTGAATTCTTAACGCTGAGTATTGAGTCAGAAGCAAAAGACGAATTTTATTTTTCAGATAGTCACGATGAGAAATCGCGCGCTTATGTAATATGGCATGCTCAGGCAGCTTTTAAAGATGGGCCTTTTGAAGTTTCTCTATATGGAAGAAACTTAACAAATAAAGAAACTGATGTTCGAGGCTTTGGTGGTTTTAGTAATGATGCGAGAAGTACTCAGCCTGACGATGAAGGTCGCTATGCACAGCTAGGCGAGCCTCGCCTAGTAGGAATAGAAGGGCGTTATAACTTTTAA
- the fadAx gene encoding Acetyl-CoA C-acetyltransferase — translation MAKQDNVVIVGAARTPMGGFNGSLSSVSATDLGAIAIKEAVSRAGIDATDVEEVVMGNVLPAGLKQGPARQAMRKAGLADATGATTINKLCGSGMKATMFAHDAIKAGSINIAVSGGMESMSNAPYILEGVRTGLRMGAGPAPQDHMFLDGLMDAETGRLMGSFAQDVATEKGYTREEMDDYAIMSLTRAKAAIEAGLNNAEIVPVTVKSRKGDTVVDNDEQPFNANIDKIPSLRPAFAKDGTITAANASSISDGASALVLMRESMAEEKGVTPLARIVAHSTQSQHPSEFTIAPCGAIEKVLAKAGWTKDDVDLFEINEAFAMVAMMPIRDLGLDIEKVNIYGGACAQGHPVGSTGSRLIVTLINALKNTGGTKGVAALCIGGGEATAMAIELI, via the coding sequence ATGGCTAAGCAAGATAACGTTGTCATCGTAGGCGCTGCACGTACACCAATGGGCGGCTTCAATGGTAGTCTGAGCTCCGTAAGTGCAACAGATTTAGGAGCTATCGCGATAAAAGAAGCGGTATCTCGTGCAGGTATTGATGCTACAGATGTTGAAGAAGTGGTTATGGGTAACGTATTACCTGCGGGTCTTAAGCAAGGCCCTGCTCGTCAAGCAATGCGTAAAGCGGGCTTGGCTGATGCAACAGGTGCTACTACGATCAATAAGCTTTGTGGTTCAGGCATGAAGGCTACGATGTTTGCTCATGATGCGATTAAAGCCGGTTCGATAAACATCGCTGTATCGGGTGGAATGGAATCTATGTCTAACGCACCTTATATATTAGAAGGTGTGCGTACGGGTTTACGTATGGGGGCTGGCCCAGCTCCGCAAGATCACATGTTTCTTGATGGTTTGATGGATGCTGAAACAGGTCGTTTGATGGGGTCTTTCGCTCAAGACGTCGCGACAGAAAAGGGCTATACCCGCGAAGAGATGGATGATTACGCCATCATGTCTTTGACTCGTGCAAAAGCCGCAATCGAAGCTGGTTTGAATAACGCAGAAATCGTTCCGGTAACGGTTAAGTCGCGTAAAGGCGATACCGTTGTTGATAACGATGAGCAGCCTTTCAACGCAAACATCGATAAGATTCCTAGCTTGCGTCCTGCGTTTGCTAAAGACGGAACGATTACCGCCGCGAACGCGTCTTCAATCTCAGACGGTGCTTCTGCATTAGTGTTGATGCGTGAAAGCATGGCAGAAGAGAAGGGTGTTACACCTTTAGCCCGTATTGTTGCTCACAGCACTCAATCACAGCATCCTTCTGAGTTCACTATTGCACCGTGTGGCGCAATTGAAAAAGTATTAGCTAAAGCGGGCTGGACTAAAGACGATGTTGATTTGTTCGAAATCAACGAAGCCTTCGCGATGGTTGCGATGATGCCGATTCGTGACCTTGGTTTGGATATCGAGAAAGTAAACATTTACGGTGGTGCTTGTGCACAAGGTCATCCTGTAGGTTCTACTGGTTCTCGTTTGATCGTTACCTTGATTAATGCGCTTAAAAATACAGGTGGCACCAAAGGTGTTGCGGCTTTATGTATTGGTGGTGGTGAAGCGACTGCAATGGCAATCGAACTGATTTAA
- a CDS encoding Putative dTDP-glucose 4,6-dehydratase produces the protein MKRISILGSGWLGLPLAIELSKANFHVKASSRSQERLTQLRKAGIEAHAYDIEVLDSRKNTHENDFLQADILIINITSKNVAAFTQLISEIENSTIQQVLFISSTSVYKNSAKLDSAAVTEDDTAALVECPLLKIEDLFQNNSNFKTSIIRFSGLIGYQRHPGRFFLATTDDDAVYCKTIKNPDARVNMIHRDDCIGIINAVIKQNCWDEVFNACASQHPTRREFYQAALNHLGDHEPVFSGQTDSVGKIISNEKVKEQLGYSFIHDDLLDFSKMKFS, from the coding sequence ATGAAACGTATCAGCATTTTAGGCAGCGGCTGGTTAGGATTACCACTGGCGATTGAACTGAGCAAGGCCAATTTTCATGTTAAGGCATCCTCACGCAGCCAAGAACGCTTAACTCAACTTCGTAAAGCAGGTATTGAAGCCCATGCTTATGATATTGAAGTATTGGACTCTCGTAAAAACACCCACGAGAATGATTTCTTGCAGGCTGACATTCTGATTATCAACATTACCTCAAAAAATGTTGCAGCGTTCACTCAGTTGATATCAGAAATTGAAAATTCGACAATTCAGCAGGTTTTATTTATTAGTTCGACTTCTGTTTATAAAAACTCGGCCAAGCTTGATTCCGCTGCGGTAACAGAAGACGATACGGCGGCCTTAGTCGAGTGCCCATTACTAAAAATAGAAGATTTATTTCAAAATAACTCGAATTTTAAAACCAGTATTATTCGCTTCTCTGGCTTAATTGGTTATCAGCGTCACCCTGGCCGTTTCTTTTTAGCGACAACAGATGATGATGCGGTTTATTGCAAAACTATTAAGAATCCGGATGCGAGAGTCAACATGATTCACCGCGATGATTGTATTGGGATTATCAATGCTGTGATCAAACAGAATTGCTGGGACGAAGTATTTAATGCCTGTGCCTCTCAGCACCCGACTCGCCGTGAGTTTTATCAAGCCGCGCTCAATCATCTAGGGGATCATGAGCCGGTATTTTCAGGCCAAACCGATTCGGTAGGAAAAATTATCAGTAATGAGAAGGTTAAAGAACAGCTCGGCTATTCTTTTATTCATGACGATCTATTAGATTTTAGTAAGATGAAATTCAGCTAA